A genomic region of Limnohabitans curvus contains the following coding sequences:
- a CDS encoding acetyl-CoA C-acetyltransferase has protein sequence MEDIVIVSAARTAVGKFGGSLAKVAATELGSIVIREALARAKVDPALVGEVIMGQVLAAGAGQNPARQALMKSGIPNAVPALTINAVCGSGLKAVMLAAQAVAYGDSDIVVAGGQENMSASGHVLLGSRDGQRMGNWNMIDTMIVDGLWDVYNQYHMGITAENVAKEFHITRDMQDALALASQQKASAAQDAGKFKDEIVSVNIPQRKGDPVVFNADEYINKKTTAEVLAGLRPAFDKTGSVTAGNASGINDGAAAVVVMTAKKAAALGLTPLARIAAFGTSGLDPKIMGMGPVSASRKALQRAGWKASDIDLFELNEAFAAQACAVNQQLDIDPAKVNVNGGAIAIGHPIGASGCRILVTLLHEMQRTNAKKGLAALCIGGGMGVSLALER, from the coding sequence ATGGAAGACATCGTTATCGTTTCAGCCGCTCGTACTGCCGTAGGTAAATTTGGCGGTTCACTCGCCAAAGTAGCGGCTACCGAGTTGGGCTCAATCGTGATTCGCGAAGCCTTGGCGCGTGCCAAGGTAGACCCCGCCTTGGTAGGCGAAGTGATCATGGGTCAAGTGTTGGCTGCTGGTGCAGGGCAAAACCCAGCCCGCCAAGCCCTCATGAAGTCGGGCATTCCTAACGCAGTACCGGCTTTGACCATCAACGCGGTCTGTGGTTCTGGCCTCAAGGCTGTCATGTTGGCGGCACAGGCTGTCGCTTATGGCGACAGCGACATCGTGGTGGCTGGCGGTCAAGAAAACATGAGCGCTTCAGGCCATGTGCTGTTGGGTTCACGTGATGGCCAACGCATGGGCAACTGGAACATGATTGACACCATGATCGTGGACGGTTTGTGGGACGTTTATAACCAGTACCACATGGGCATCACGGCTGAGAACGTGGCCAAAGAATTTCACATCACCCGTGACATGCAAGACGCTTTGGCTTTGGCGAGCCAACAAAAAGCGTCTGCTGCACAAGATGCTGGCAAATTCAAAGATGAAATCGTCTCGGTCAACATCCCACAACGCAAGGGCGACCCTGTGGTGTTCAATGCCGACGAATACATCAATAAAAAAACCACCGCTGAAGTTTTGGCAGGTTTGCGCCCAGCTTTCGACAAAACAGGTTCTGTGACCGCAGGTAACGCATCTGGCATCAACGACGGCGCTGCCGCTGTGGTGGTGATGACGGCGAAGAAAGCGGCGGCTTTGGGCCTCACACCTTTGGCACGCATTGCCGCTTTTGGCACCAGCGGTTTGGACCCAAAAATCATGGGCATGGGCCCTGTGTCGGCTTCACGCAAAGCTTTGCAACGTGCAGGCTGGAAAGCCTCTGACATTGACTTGTTCGAACTCAACGAAGCATTCGCTGCACAAGCTTGCGCGGTGAATCAGCAGTTGGACATCGACCCAGCCAAGGTCAACGTCAACGGTGGCGCGATTGCCATTGGTCACCCCATCGGCGCATCAGGCTGCCGCATTTTGGTGACCTTGCTGCATGAAATGCAACGCACCAATGCCAAGAAGGGCTTGGCGGCGCTGTGTATCGGTGGCGGCATGGGTGTGTCGTTGGCACTCGAGCGTTGA
- the phbB gene encoding acetoacetyl-CoA reductase → MSKKVAYVTGGMGGIGTAICQRLHKEGFTVIAGCGPTRDFNKWLDEQKALGYTFYASVGNVGDWDSTVEAFTKAKAEHGPIDVLVNNAGITKDRMFLKMTREDWDAVMNTNLDSMFNVTKQVVPDMVERGWGRIINISSVNGEKGQAGQTNYSAAKAGMHGFSMALAQELATKGVTVNTVSPGYIGTDMVNAIRPDVLEKIVATVPVKRLGKPAEIASIIAWMASEDGGYTTGADFAVNGGLHMG, encoded by the coding sequence ATGAGCAAAAAAGTAGCGTACGTCACAGGTGGCATGGGTGGCATCGGAACCGCAATCTGCCAACGTTTGCACAAGGAAGGCTTCACAGTGATCGCCGGTTGCGGCCCAACACGTGACTTCAACAAATGGTTGGATGAGCAAAAAGCTTTGGGTTACACCTTCTACGCCTCTGTGGGCAACGTGGGTGATTGGGATTCCACTGTCGAAGCTTTCACCAAAGCCAAAGCAGAGCACGGCCCGATAGACGTGTTGGTGAACAACGCCGGGATCACCAAGGACCGTATGTTCTTGAAGATGACACGCGAAGATTGGGATGCAGTGATGAACACCAACCTCGATTCGATGTTCAACGTCACCAAGCAAGTGGTGCCAGACATGGTCGAACGTGGCTGGGGCCGCATCATCAACATCTCATCGGTGAACGGTGAAAAAGGCCAAGCGGGTCAAACCAACTACTCGGCTGCCAAGGCCGGTATGCACGGTTTCTCCATGGCTTTGGCCCAAGAGCTGGCCACCAAAGGCGTGACGGTCAACACCGTGTCGCCTGGCTATATCGGTACAGACATGGTCAACGCCATCCGTCCTGACGTGTTGGAAAAGATTGTGGCCACTGTGCCTGTCAAGCGTTTGGGCAAGCCCGCCGAAATCGCGTCCATCATTGCGTGGATGGCCAGCGAAGACGGTGGCTACACCACCGGCGCTGACTTTGCGGTGAACGGCGGTTTGCACATGGGCTAA
- a CDS encoding SPFH domain-containing protein, which translates to MEIALLLLAIAVLFVVKTVKVVPQQNAWVVERLGKYHASLTPGLNFVVPFIDNVIQKHSLKEIPLDVPSQICITRDNTQLQVDGILYFQVTDPRLASYGSSNYIMAVTQLAQTSLRSVIGKLELDKTFEERDIINAQVVAAIDEAALNWGVKVLRYEIKDLTPPKEILHAMQSQITAEREKRALIAASEGRRQEQINIATGEREAFIARSEGEKQAAINKAQGEAASITAVADATAQAIERIAAAIRQPGGEQAVQLKVAEQAVQAYGKVASDAKTTLIVPSNMTEVSGLIASAMQMVKLNK; encoded by the coding sequence ATGGAAATCGCTCTCCTCCTTTTAGCCATCGCCGTTTTATTCGTTGTTAAAACCGTCAAGGTCGTTCCCCAACAAAACGCGTGGGTGGTCGAACGGCTAGGCAAGTACCACGCCAGCCTCACCCCCGGCTTGAACTTTGTGGTGCCCTTCATCGACAACGTGATTCAAAAGCACAGCCTCAAAGAAATTCCACTCGATGTGCCCAGCCAAATTTGCATCACACGCGACAACACGCAGTTGCAGGTCGACGGCATTTTGTATTTCCAAGTGACCGACCCGCGCTTGGCCAGCTACGGCTCGTCGAACTACATCATGGCGGTCACACAGTTGGCACAAACCAGTTTGCGCAGCGTGATTGGCAAACTCGAACTCGACAAGACCTTTGAAGAGCGCGACATCATCAATGCGCAAGTGGTGGCCGCCATTGACGAAGCCGCGCTCAACTGGGGCGTGAAAGTGCTGCGCTACGAGATCAAAGACCTCACGCCTCCCAAAGAAATCTTGCACGCCATGCAATCGCAAATCACGGCGGAGCGTGAAAAACGCGCACTCATTGCGGCCTCTGAAGGCCGCCGCCAAGAGCAAATCAACATTGCCACCGGCGAGCGCGAGGCCTTCATCGCCCGCTCGGAAGGCGAGAAGCAAGCTGCCATCAACAAAGCCCAAGGCGAAGCCGCCTCCATCACGGCTGTGGCCGATGCCACGGCGCAGGCGATTGAGCGCATTGCCGCCGCCATTCGCCAGCCCGGTGGCGAGCAAGCTGTGCAGCTCAAAGTAGCTGAGCAGGCGGTACAGGCTTATGGCAAAGTGGCCTCCGACGCCAAAACCACGCTCATCGTGCCCAGCAACATGACCGAGGTGTCTGGCCTGATTGCCTCGGCCATGCAAATGGTGAAGTTGAACAAATAA
- a CDS encoding NfeD family protein — MDNPTLWWLVSGGLVVAELLTGTFYLLMLSLGATAAALAAYAGGSLTVQIVTAAAVGGAAVVLWNVKQTPRNDAQDSNIHLDIGETVTVEAWDTQGQAQVKHRGTQWAAVCAQNITPEPGLHRIIEMQGNRLVLEKI, encoded by the coding sequence ATGGATAACCCAACCCTATGGTGGCTCGTCTCAGGTGGTCTCGTGGTGGCTGAGCTGCTAACGGGCACGTTTTACTTGCTCATGCTTTCGCTAGGCGCGACCGCCGCTGCACTGGCAGCCTATGCAGGTGGCTCACTCACCGTGCAAATCGTGACGGCAGCCGCGGTCGGAGGTGCGGCCGTTGTGCTGTGGAACGTGAAGCAAACACCGCGCAACGATGCGCAAGACAGCAACATCCATCTGGACATTGGCGAAACTGTCACGGTCGAAGCATGGGACACGCAAGGCCAAGCCCAAGTCAAACACCGAGGCACGCAATGGGCGGCTGTTTGCGCGCAAAACATCACACCCGAACCGGGCTTGCACCGCATCATCGAGATGCAAGGCAACCGCTTGGTGCTTGAAAAAATCTAA
- the dusA gene encoding tRNA dihydrouridine(20/20a) synthase DusA — translation MNFPDAAFWRTSVAPMMDWTDRHCRYFHRLLSRNTLLYTEMVTTGALRHGDTQRHLRFNTEEHPMALQLGGSDAADLAHGAKLGEQWGYDEINLNCGCPSDRVQRGAFGACLMNEPHTVADGVKAMMDVVSVPVTVKHRIGIDRIESYDFVRDFVGTVSDAGCKVFIVHARNAWLDGLSPKENREIPPLRYELGYQLKKDFPNLVIAINGGITTNAQMTEHLRHVDGVMLGREAYYNPWLLTTWDAEFYSDPHDTPTREAVEEAMVAYMERANAEDGCPWYPIARHMLGLYHGQRGARLWRQVWSNHKLKPLPPRDVLNIAREALARGAEKPNEMPHDAV, via the coding sequence ATGAATTTTCCTGATGCCGCGTTTTGGCGCACCTCGGTTGCCCCCATGATGGATTGGACGGATCGCCACTGCCGTTACTTTCACCGCTTGCTCAGCCGCAACACCTTGCTCTACACAGAAATGGTCACCACCGGCGCGCTGCGTCACGGAGACACGCAGCGACATTTGCGTTTCAATACCGAAGAGCATCCCATGGCTTTGCAGCTCGGCGGCAGCGACGCGGCTGATTTGGCGCACGGCGCCAAGCTGGGCGAGCAGTGGGGCTACGACGAAATCAACCTCAACTGCGGCTGCCCGTCTGACCGGGTGCAGCGCGGCGCATTTGGTGCGTGCTTGATGAACGAACCACACACCGTGGCCGACGGTGTGAAGGCCATGATGGATGTGGTGAGCGTGCCCGTGACCGTCAAGCACCGCATTGGCATTGATCGCATTGAAAGCTACGACTTTGTGCGCGACTTTGTGGGCACGGTCAGTGATGCCGGTTGCAAGGTGTTCATCGTGCATGCGCGCAACGCGTGGCTCGATGGTTTAAGCCCCAAAGAAAACCGGGAAATTCCACCCCTGCGCTACGAGCTGGGCTATCAGCTGAAAAAAGACTTTCCGAATTTGGTCATTGCGATCAACGGCGGCATCACCACCAATGCCCAAATGACCGAGCACTTGCGGCATGTGGATGGCGTGATGTTGGGGCGTGAGGCGTATTACAACCCTTGGCTTCTGACCACATGGGATGCCGAGTTTTACAGCGATCCTCATGACACCCCCACCCGCGAAGCGGTAGAGGAGGCCATGGTCGCCTACATGGAGCGGGCCAACGCCGAAGACGGTTGCCCTTGGTATCCCATTGCCCGCCACATGCTAGGCCTGTACCACGGTCAACGTGGTGCGCGTTTATGGCGTCAGGTGTGGAGCAACCACAAGCTCAAACCTTTGCCGCCGCGCGACGTGTTGAATATTGCACGTGAGGCCCTGGCCCGCGGCGCAGAAAAGCCCAACGAGATGCCACACGATGCCGTCTGA